The window GAAAAGTTCACCAACAAAGAAAGGGAAGCAGAAAGTGTTCCGCTGCAACAGAGGGCCGAGTGCAACCCAATCCTAGTTTATCTCTTGAATGTGAAGAACTCAACTACTATGAAACAATGCCACTCCCCCATATGTCAAATCTACCAATGTTGCCCTCATCTAAAAGTACATCCAATCATCGAATGAATTAGTATGCTCTGATGCAAAGAACAGGTTTCTCACGGAACAATTCATAACGAACATCGGCGTGTACTACTACAGCAGAGTCAAATTTTGAACCGTAATCATAATCATGGGAGAAGGAAAGGCAGAGAGCATATATTCCACCGGTACAGAGTGCCATGTGCACTCCAATCCTACTGAATGTGAAGAAATAAACCATTAAACATTTGAGACTGCCATAATCGTGGGAGAAGGGAAGGCAGAGCCAGAGAGCAAACCTCATATTTACATACCAACTGTGATGTCACACCCTCTGAAGAACTCGAATTCGATGTAGAGCTGCGGGGAGGTGTGCCAGCTTGAGTACTCCTTGAGCCACTGCTGGAGCGCCTCGTCAGCGAGCACATTGAGCGTTTCGAAGGGCACAACAAGCAACCACAGAACCTGCACCACCATGTGGGAGAAGCCACACTGCGGGTAGCCGACCAGAAACGTTGAGCGCTGCTTTGGCAAGACGTCAATGCAGACCACTTGGAAATTGTGGCCGCGGTAAACAAGAAAGCAGAGTACACCTTTTGCTGTTCGTATTATGTGAGACACCTGCAGAGGAGGACACTGCAATTCAGAATATAAGGTTTGTGTAATCAATGGCCAACTGCTAATGACAACTCAGAATGTAATCACCAAATTTATCAACAGGGTGTGGGTGTCAGCATTTTAACTTTAGGAACATAGTTACTCTTGTGTATAATATAGCAGTCAGAATAAACGGACAACGACACTACAGTTACCAAAAGCATTCTTGACATCCTTGTCCCGCAGGCCACAGAGTGAGAGCATAACACGCAGtagcttgatgtttttcttgatgaaATATCAGCAGTACAACAAAATATAAGGGGCACGCATGTCTAGTAGATAGACAGAGGCGTACAGTTCAAAAACTTGGGCAGTAGCATGTGGTGCTTAGTGACAAAAGGTGACCGCTGCAATTAGGCCTGGGGAAGAGATTCAGTGACTTGTCAGACAAGCGCAACTATTCCTGCTTCCATCTCATATCCTCAGGGACCACTATTTTTGCTTGGAGCAACCCGAACTCATTTTGCAATTTCAAGAGACAAGAGCAGCAAGATCTAGCATCACAAGAGTATGAAACATTTGTAATTATACTGTTTTCTTGTAATAAAAGCACATGATGAATCTGATAGCTAGTCAACTATTTCCATAGCATTTTTTTTTTGATAAAAAGGGATTTCCCCCCGCCCCTTTTCTATAGCATATATATTTAAACTAAGTTTAATGTAGCAAGGATATCACAAAATATTGGCCAATAACATACCTTGAGCTATACATCAGCActtgttatgcagaggccgggggtcatcctccttttctaaaaaaaaaaacatCAGCACTTGTTACAGCTCCAGAGACAATAAATTAAGTTGTGCGCCAAAGATATGATATCCACTGGCTTCATTTCCTTGAGTTAGAAATGCTACAAGATTTAACTTCCAAGAATAGAAATTCCTGAATTAGCAAAACAATGAGAGCACGTTAATCCACAAAAATGCCCTATGAGTTCCCTACTCCCCCATATTCATCAACAGACTTAGCACTCAAGTCCCAACAGTTTTGGCTGAGTTCTTGGGCATGGACTACTCAAGAAACCCACATCAAGTCCCATCCCAACACACAGACTATGGGTCGAGTAGTTTATTTGACAAATAAATTGTGGAGCAACAAACTTAACTCTCTGTTGGCTTTTAACTTGATAAAACATCTCATCTTGACCCTGTTCCATCATGTTCATAATTCTTTCCGTCTCCTCTTTACTAATAGTCTACCACAGATTCTCAAACAATATTTCCAGTTTCCCTATCTAGTTTGAGCCGGCCGGTTGTGGCATCTTGTCTTGGCTAGTGGGTGTTTCTAGCCTTtttttggctctgtgtgagctttatGTGCTTTTTATTACTTTTGGAGACTTTGGAGACCATGTAACTTCTtttttggttaataagatggctgtatgcatcgttctgatgcaaaggccggggaatcccccttttcgaaaaagaaaaaaaaatacataCCGAGAGTGATGTCGCCCCGCAGAAGAACTCACCGTCAATGCAATGCTGCGGCCAGGTGGGCCAGCTGGAGTACTCATTGAACCCCTGCCGGAGCGCCTCGGCCTCACTCACGAGCACGTCGAGCGAGCACAGGAACTGCACCACCGTGTGGAAGAAGCCGCGCTGCGGGAAGCCGACCTGACACATCGAGCGAGCACACGAACTGCACCACCGTGTGGAAGAAGCCGCGCTGCGGGAAGCCGACCTGACACATCGAGCGAGCACACGAACTGCACCACCGTGTGGAAGAAGCCGCGCTGCGGGAAGCCGACCTTACACGTCGAGTGCTGCTTTGGCAAGACGTCGGTGCTGATCATCTGGAAATTGTGACTGCGCTGAGCAAAAATGCAGAGCAAATCTTTCAGAAAAAAAACAGAGCATGTCTTGCTCTGCATATTCTGTGAGACATCCGCAGAAGAAGACAATGAAGATTCAGAATATAAGTGTATGATTTAGTGACTTCCTCAGGCAAACACAACTATTCCTGCTTTGGAGCAGCCCAACACTCATATTGCAGTTTCAAGAGACAATAAAATAGCCAGCAAGATATAGCGTTACTAGAATATGAAACATTGTAACTGTACTATTTTATTGTATAAAAGCACATGATGAATCTGATAACTAGTCATTTATTTCCATAGTATATACTCCCTctgccccataatataagaacgtttttgacactaaaacgttcttatattatgggacggagggagtatattttaacaAAGATTGATGAAGCAAGGATATCACAAATTATGAAAATTTTGGCTACATCATATATAAATATTGGCCAGTAACATACCTTGAGCATTAAATCAGCACTGGCTACAGCCCCATAGATAACAAATTACGGTGTGCGACAAAGAGATCGTAAGTTCGTAACCACTGGCTTCATTTCCTTGAGGTACAAGACTAACTTCCAAGAATAGCAACCCTGAATTTGTAAACAATGAAAGCATGTTAATTCCATGTAAACTGCCACGCCTGCCATTTAAGCAATAAATAAACTGTCATACAAAATTAATAGAAACAGAGCATAACACATGAGCAGCTTTACTAACGATGGCATAGGTCAAAATTCACATGCATAAGAGCATGAATTGCTCGTTCTGTTATCCTTTAGATGCACGGTGTTACCCAGCATATGAACCTGAGATCTGGATCTAATTAGTATTAGACAAATCTGAATCCGATACCAGGCTATTGTGTAGTCTTTCACCGTTCTTCGAATAATTAATAATTCCCAGCTTCGATCAAAGACCGGCACactcattcaattgcaaaactgaaACACAAAAAAGCGAAACGTATGTACTTAAAACGAAGCTGTCTGATGAGAAGTCAGCCTAATTTGTGCCCAATAATTCTACTTCCCATTCAAACATTAACAAGCATCCATACAAAAGTTGCAGTGTTTATTAAGACTGAGGGCCTGCTTGGATTGGGGAATTTATTGTGTGCTCCTCAATATTTAAGTCATTTCACAGAAAACCTGCTCAATTCAAGCAGAGTCGGGCATATGAAATTCATCTTGACGACCCCCTCCTCATATGCGAGTGAGAAGAGTGCATACATGTAACAACACATGGACACATGAAAAAAAAATATTTACTTGTGTGCAGGTCGAGGACAACACCGTGACATACAGACTCACATTCCCTAACACAACGTACTTGGAAAGTATCTAGAAACAGACTATCTAGTGCATGCATATGTACCCAGAACAATAAGAAAGCAGATAACCACTGACAGCACGGACAAATTTTGACAGAATACAAATGAACCGCCGATCAACCAGACCAATCGACTTACCCTGCAGCACGTAGATCAGAGCTTAAAGGGGACGAATCCACCGACGGAGATGACGACGAGGAAGAGCAGCACGTAGATCAAAGCTTAAAGGGGACGAATCCACCGGcagagatgacgacgaggagcagcAGGTAGTTCAGAGCTTAAAGGGGACGAATCCACCGAcggagatgacgacgaggagcagcAGGTAAGCGCAGGGGACGAGAACCCTGGCAAAATGATGGATCCGGCGCCCGTGGCTGCAGCGGGGCAGGCAGAAGGCGATCCCCAGCTCCACCGGCACGGCGACGAAGAGGACGAAGGCAAGGACGGTATAGTATGCGGCCTTGTAGTGGGCGAAGACAGGTCCGGCGGCCGGCTGGTGGAGCACGGTGGTGAGGGCCAGCACAAGGGTGAGGGAGCCCAGCCCCCACAGCGCGCGCCCCAGCTGCTCTACCGCCGGCGGCGAGGCGAACGGCACCACCCACTGCAGCATGTGGGTTATGCTCTCTAGGTCGGTcatgtcggcggcggcggaggcggcgacgccGCTGCCTTGGGATAAGACCGAGATTGAAGTTGAAGTTGAACTCATGGAGGATGGAATCGATCTACAGTTTTGTTTGTGGGATACTGAGCTGTGGTGTGGACGCATTTGACCGTCCTGATGGCATCTGCCTCCACGTGTCCGATCTCAGCGCCCGACGGCCTCCGCCCAGGCTCGACGACTCTTTTTTCTGTTTTCATAAAAAAAAAAAAACAGGCGCGCCTGATTTTTCATCCTTGGCAGTGAGGAGCTAGAATCATGGGCTCATCCTTGGCGCTGAAACATGACATCTTAAGCTTCTGTCTCTAAAGCTGACCAGAACCTCTAACTAAGAAAGTGCTGCATGACTGTATCACCATATGAGTTCGTGACCGAAACTGCTCTGCATATGATGATTTTCTCGTCCGACTAGTACGACCAGAGACCAAATCATCTCTAAATGCTATGACCCACAAACTAGCATCAAGTCCCATCAGTTTTGGCTGAGTTCTTGGGCATGGACTACTCAAGAAAACCAACATCAAGTCCCAACTCCCAACACATAGACTATGTGCTGAGTAGTTTATTTCACAAGTAAATTGTGAAACAATGGGCTTAACTCTCTGTTGGCTTATAACTTGATAAGCCATTTCATGCTTTTAGGTTCCTTTCCATCTCGACCTGTCCCATCATGTTGAGAATTCTTTCCATCTCGACCTTACTGACGATAGTCGATCGTAGTTTCTCAAACAATGTTTccattttttcttttcaaaaaagaagagaaagaacaTAGCCTTCAACGACAAAGGAAAGCAGAATGCAACAGGGTGCCTGACTCTGACTGCACTCCACTCCTAGTTTATCACTTGACTTTCAAGATCTGGACTAATTTACCAGTTGCAGTTATGACACATCCAAACTGACACATACCCTTTAAGCCGCAAGCAACACTGATGTGTCCTTCCTTAAACCTGATAAAATCTTATGCCTGAAACAGCTACGTGTTTCCATTTGCCAAATCTACCATTATTGTCCTCAGAAATTCAGAACATGCCAGAGTAATAATTATATTCCGATGCCCAGATACTAGACAAAACAGATTTCTCATAGAACAGTTCATACTCCACGTGTACAGTGTACTGTAACAGAGAGTCAAAATTTTGAACCATACTCCTGGGAGAaggaaaccaaagtgcatacataccgACAGTGATGTCACATCCGCTGAAGAACTCGCCATCAATGTAGTGCTGCCGGAGGGTGGGCCGGCCGGAGCGCCTCACTGGAGAGCATGTTGAGTGAGCGCAGGATCTGCAACACCGTGTGGAAGAAGCTGCGCGACCGACTGCTGCTTCGGCAAGACGTTGGTGCTGACCACGTGGAGCAAAAATGCAGAGCACACCTTTCCAAAAAAAAAGAACAGAATACGTCTTGCTCTGCATATTTTGGGAGACGTCTGCAGAAGAAGGCACTGACGATTCAGAATATAAGGGTTGTCTATTCACTATTCAGAGGACGACTGCTAATGACAGTTCAGAATGTAACCAACAGATTTAACAACAGGGTGCCACCATTTACCTTTAGGAAAAAAAATCAGTTTATCAATCCTTGAAATCCTTATGCCACGAAAAATCAGCCTACATCATAAAAACTGTGCAGTAACATACCTTGAGCAGTACATCAGCACTAGCTACAGCACCAGCGATAACAAATTAAGTTGCGCGCCAAAGAAATCATACCACTGGCTTCATTTCCTTGAATTAGAATTGATAGAAGACTAACTTCCAAGGATAGCATTCCTGGACTGGTAAACAATGGAAGCACGTTAATTCCATGAAAAAGGCCCTATCAGGCATATACATTGCCACAACTTCCATTTAAGCAATAAATTAACTGTCATACAAGAGCAAGACAAACAGACAGTAGACTGTAGCGTAACACATGAGCAACGTTACTGATGATGGCATAGGTCCAAACTCACATGCATAAGGGCAGAAACTGCGTGGTCTGTTTATCCCTTAGATGAGTAGCATTACTCAGCACATATAACTGAGATCTGCATCTAATTACCAGGCCAATTAATGTGTACTCA is drawn from Triticum dicoccoides isolate Atlit2015 ecotype Zavitan chromosome 4A, WEW_v2.0, whole genome shotgun sequence and contains these coding sequences:
- the LOC119287362 gene encoding uncharacterized protein LOC119287362 — encoded protein: MRPHHSSVSHKQNCRSIPSSMSSTSTSISVLSQGSGVAASAAADMTDLESITHMLQWVVPFASPPAVEQLGRALWGLGSLTLVLALTTVLHQPAAGPVFAHYKAAYYTVLAFVLFVAVPVELGIAFCLPRCSHGRRIHHFARVLVPCAYLLLLVVISVGGFVPFKL